One window of the Candidatus Yanofskybacteria bacterium genome contains the following:
- the rplM gene encoding 50S ribosomal protein L13, whose amino-acid sequence MTTYEINATNRALGRVATEAATALRGKHLVSFEPSKLPEVEVIINNIDKIKFTGQKMDQKIYYHYSGYHSGMKEKKLSELWKSKPKEVVRMAIYRMLPKNKSRDKIIRNLKFK is encoded by the coding sequence ATGACTACCTACGAAATCAATGCGACAAATAGAGCGTTAGGAAGAGTAGCGACTGAAGCTGCCACGGCTTTACGTGGAAAACATTTAGTTTCGTTTGAGCCAAGTAAATTGCCAGAGGTTGAAGTCATTATTAATAATATCGATAAGATCAAATTTACAGGTCAGAAGATGGATCAGAAGATTTATTATCATTATTCTGGCTATCACAGCGGTATGAAGGAAAAAAAACTATCTGAACTTTGGAAATCAAAACCTAAAGAGGTTGTTAGAATGGCGATTTATAGAATGCTGCCTAAGAACAAATCAAGAGATAAAATAATTAGAAATCTAAAGTTCAAGTAA
- a CDS encoding 50S ribosomal protein L17 yields the protein MRRGKHRKFGRESIQRHALYKALATALIDHGRIKTTVAKAKTISSYVSKLVTKAKSNSVAAKREMAKDLGAKAIFKLFTEIAPKFKDHKGGYTRITKLGDRKSDAASMVFIEFTFKEAEKPAK from the coding sequence ATGCGAAGAGGTAAACACCGAAAATTTGGAAGAGAATCAATCCAGAGACATGCACTATATAAGGCGCTAGCTACTGCTTTGATTGATCATGGCCGGATTAAGACAACGGTTGCTAAGGCGAAGACCATCTCTTCGTACGTTTCTAAGCTGGTTACTAAGGCTAAGTCTAATAGCGTAGCTGCTAAGAGGGAAATGGCTAAAGATTTAGGCGCGAAGGCTATCTTCAAGCTTTTTACCGAGATTGCTCCTAAATTCAAGGATCACAAGGGCGGATATACAAGGATTACCAAATTAGGCGATAGAAAAAGCGATGCCGCCTCGATGGTTTTTATAGAATTTACTTTTAAAGAGGCCGAAAAACCTGCGAAATAA